From a region of the Triticum aestivum cultivar Chinese Spring chromosome 7D, IWGSC CS RefSeq v2.1, whole genome shotgun sequence genome:
- the LOC123165052 gene encoding U-box domain-containing protein 35, translating to MAEAVRDDHRGAVGVAVDDGTGLRPSTNGDSTWEIEELEPDDRTAGPPPPPPPGAAATSDADDVYVAVGKGGSSMAALSWALRQLAKPRSFVYLVHVFPVVATIPTPLGMMPKRQATPEQVETYMNQERSKRREMLQKFLDHCRNFQVNVDVYLIESDQIADAVAELIPVLNIKQLVLGVAKSNLRKLKKGNTIAGQIQKNAALYCEVKIVCDDKEVTAATTADPTPPFSPSPVNNNNRSRTPTPPSSTPNRDSTEAVDGKNDSKTKERRKIPKFLRCLSS from the exons ATGGCCGAGGCAGTCCGGGACGATCATCGCGGCGCGGTCGGCGTCGCCGTGGACGACGGCACCGGCCTGCGCCCGAGCACCAACGGCGACAGCACGTGGGAGATAGAGGAGCTGGAGCCGGACGACCGGACGGCcggaccgcctcctccccctcctcccgggGCAGCGGCCACCTCCGACGCCGACGACGTCTACGTGGCGGTGGGCAAGGGCGGGTCCAGCATGGCGGCGCTGTCGTGGGCGCTGCGGCAGCTCGCGAAGCCACGGAGCTTCGTCTACCTCGTGCACGTCTTCCCCGTCGTCGCCACCATCCCCACCCCAT TAGGAATGATGCCTAAGAGACAAGCAACCCCAGAGCAAGTAGAAACTTACATGAACCAagagagatccaagaggcgagagaTGCTGCAAAAATTTCTGGACCACTGTCGAAACTTTCAG GTTAACGTCGATGTGTACCTCATCGAGAGTGATCAAATCGCCGATGCGGTCGCTGAACTTATCCCTGTTCTGAATATAAAGCAGCTAGTACTTGGGGTTGCAAAATCCAACTTGCG GAAGTTGAAGAAAGGGAACACAATAGCAGGACAGATACAGAAGAATGCAGCTCTCTACTGCGAAGTCAAGATTGTCTGTGATGACAAAGAAGTTACAGCGGCGACGACTGCTGACCCGACGCCACCATTTTCACCTTCCCCTGTAAATAACAACAACAGATCTCGCACCCCGACACCGCCATCATCTACGCCAAATCGCGATAGCACAGAGGCGGTTGATGGCAAAAATGATAGCAAAACCAAAGAAAGAAGGAAGATTCCCAAGTTTCTCAGGTGCCTGTCATCCTGA